The following is a genomic window from Micromonospora cathayae.
TTGGTTCTTTCCGGCACCTGGTCCCGATTGTCGGGCTGTGTGTCCGTGTCGACTGTTGGTCCCACCCAAGGGGCGAGCATAGGCTGACGACAGCCGATGCAACAGAGGCAATTGGTACGAATACTCTGCGTCACGAGGGGTGGGGTGGGGCCGGGATGATTCCGTACCGGCCGAGGGGCCCCGGCGGGGCCGGCCGGCCGCCCAGCCGGGGCGACCACCCCCGGCGCGGTGTCCCGCCGCGTAGGCCGTACGGGACAACGGATCCGCTGCGCGGGGTCGCCGGAGCCCGGCGACCGTCCGGGGTGCCCGGGGTGGTGACGGCGGTGCCGCCCCGGGCCGGCGGGCGTGGCTCAGGTCACCGCGACCAGCACGAACTGCCGATCATGAAACTACTTTCCGTATCGGGCTCGGCGGGGCGTCCCGGTGCTGGCTCCGGCGCTGCGGCAGGCCGGTCAGGGGCAGCACGAGCGCCGTGACGACCAGCGCGCCGAGCAGGACGCCCCCCACCACGTCGTGCGGGTAGTGCACCCCCACGAAGACCCGGGAAGCGGCGGCCAGCAGGGCCAGCGGTACGGCCAGCAGCCCCAGCCGGGGCCAGAGCAGGACGGTACCGGTGGCGAGCGCCCCGGCGATGGTGGAGTGGTTGCTCGGGAAGGACCAGTCACCGACCGGTGGGCAGTGGCCGGCGACGATCACCAGGTCGGTCAGGTCCCGGCACGGGCGTTCCTGGTCCACCACGGTCTTGAACCACTCGCTGAGCCCGTACGCGAGCACCACCGCCACCGGGGCGACCAGCGCCGCCGCGCGGTGCCTGGTGGTCCGGGCCGACGGCGGGCCGATCCCTGCCGCCTGCGGCGCGCCGCGGAAGTACCGCCAGGCCGCCGCCATGAGCAGCAGGCCGAGCAGCACCACCGAGCCCTCGGTGAAGTGCGCGGCGAACCACTGCACCGGCTCCGGGCTGCCGTCGGCGAACTCGACGACGTCGGTGTACCACTCGGCGCTGAACCCGGGCACCCCCGCCGTCACGTCGACCATGTCTGACCTCATCAACTGCTCATACCCCCTTCGCGACCCCTCGATCGTCCGAACGCGCGGAGTTGCGCACAGTGTGCGAAGGTGATGGTCAACCCCTGACCTTCGTCTCAGCCGCCGTACAGCCGGGCGTGCTGGGATGGCGTCTCGCGTACCTGAGCACCGGGAGGCCGTGTGTCCGCCACGACCGTCAGCCAGCAGCAGTCGGGCGACCGGGAGGACGACCGGCGGGACGACGATCGGCGGGACGACGACCGGCGGGACGACGACCGGCGGGACGACGGCTGGCGGATCCGGCGGACCGAAGCGGACCTCGACCGGGTCGCCGAGACCGAATCGATCTTCGCGTTGAGCAACGGCTGGCTGGGCTGGCGCGGCAACCTGGACGAGGGCGAGCCGTACGGGATGCCGGGCAGCTACCTCAACGGCCTGCACGAACGGCACGGGATCGACTACCCCGAGGACGGCTACGCCTTCCCCCAGCACAGCGACACCGTGGTCAGCGCACCGAACGCCGCGCTGATCCGGCTCTGGGTGGGCGACGAACCGCTGGACCTCCGCACCGGCACGGTCCGCCACCACGAACGGGTACTCGACCTGCGGGCCGGCCTGCTGGAGCGGCACACCGAGTGGATCTCCCCGGGCGGGCACGGGGTACGCGTCCGCAGCACCCGGCTGGTCTCGCTGGCCCGCCGCCCGGTGGCCGCGGTGCGCTGGGAGGTCGAGCCGCTGGACGGGCCGGTGCAGGTCCGGGTCTGCGCCGACCTGCTCGCCAACCAGCGGGTTCCCGAGCGGGCCGACGACCCCCGGGCGGCCACCGTCCTGGAGGACCCGCTGGTCGCCGAGTACCGCCGCGCGGACGGTGCCGACGGGGTGCTGGTGCACCGCACGGAACACAGCGGGCAGCGGGTGGCGGTCGCGGTGACCCACCTGGTCGACGCGCCGGACACCACCGCCACCGACACCGACTGCGCGGCCGACCGGATCCGGCTCACCCTGAGCGGGCCGCTCCACCCCGGCCAGCGGCTCCGGCTGGTCCGGTTCGCCGGGTACGAGTGCGCGCCCACCGGCACCCCCGACCAGCCGGCCACCGACGCCCCGGACGGCACCTCCGGTCAGCCGGTCGCCGAGGCCCCGGACGGATCGGCCGAGGGCGGTCCCGGCGGGTCGGTGCAGGGCCGGGCCGACCGCCCGGCCGCCGACGTCGTGCCGACGCCGGTGGAGCTGGCCGGACAGGCGGTGACGGCGGCCGCCGAGGCCCGGTCGGCCGGCTGGGACGCGCTGGTCACCGAGCAGCGGGCCGCCTTCGCCGCCGCCTGGACCACCGCCGACGTCGTCCTCGACGGCGACCCGGAACTTCAGCAGGCCACCCGGTTCGCCCTGTTCCACCTGCTCCAGGCCGGTCGGGCGGACGGCGACCGGACCATCCCCGCGAAGGGGCTCACCGGCAACGGCTACGACGGGCACGTGCTCTGGGACACCGAGGGTTACGTGCTGCCGGTGCTCACCTACGTCGCCCCGGCGATGGCCCGCGCCGCGCTGCGCTGGCGGCACGCCCACCTGACCGAGGCCCGGGAACGCGCGGCCGAGCTGCGACTGTCCGGGGCGAGCTTCCCGTGGCGCACCATCGGCGGCCGGGAGTGCTCCGGCTACTGGCCGGCGGGTACGGCCGGGCTGCACCTCAACGCCGACATCGCCGACGCGGTGCTGCGGTACGTGGCGGCCACCGGCGACGACGGGTTCCTCGCCGGGGCCGGGTTGGAGCTGCTGGTGGAGACCGCCCGGCTCTGGCACGGCTTCGGGCACTGGTCCGACGACGGCTCGTTCCACCTGCCCGGGGTCACCGGCCCGGACGAGTACAGCGCCCTGGTCGACGACAACGTCTTCACCAACCTGATGGCCCGGCGGAACCTGCGCGGGGCCGCCGACGCCGCCGACGCGTACCCGGAGCAGGCGGCCCGGCTGGGGGTGGCCGCCGCCGAGGTGGCCGGGTGGCGGGCCGCCGCCGACGCCGTGCACCTGCCGTACGACCGCAAGCGCGGGGTGCACCAGCAGTCGGCCGGGTTCACCGGGCTGCCCGAGTGGGACTTCGACGGCACCGACCCCGAGGCGGACTACCCGCTGCTGCTGCACTTCCCGTACCTGGAGCTGTACCGCAGGCAGGTGGTCAAGCAGGCCGACCTGGTGCTGGCGATGCTGCGCAGCCCGGGGGACTTCACCGCCGAGGAGAAGGCCCGCAACTTCGCGTACTACGAGGCCCGTACCGTCCGCGACTCGTCGCTCTCCTCGCCGGCCCAGGCGGTGCTCGCCGCCGAGGTCGGCCACCTCGACCTGGCGTACGACCACTTCGCCGAGTCGGTGCTCCAGGACCTGGAGGACCTGGGTGACAAGACCGGGGACGGGCTGCACCTGGCCGCGTTGGCCGGGGCGTGGATCGCGCTGGTGCAGGGGTTCGGTGGGATGCGGGACGACCGGGGCGAGCTGTCGTTCGCGCCCCGGCTGCCCGGCCGGCTGAACCGGCTGGCGTTCAGCCTGCTCTGGCACGGGCAGCGCCTCCAGGTCACGGTCACCCCCGACGAGGTCCGGTACGAGCTGCCCGACGCCGGCCCGGAGACCGGGGTCGACCTGTGGCACGACGGCACCCGGATCCGGGTCACCGGCGGCGCGCCGTGCGTACGGCCGCTGCCGGCGCTGCCCGACCCCGGCCCGGAACCGACCGCCCCGCCCGGCCGTCGCCCCGCCCGACGCGCCTGACCGCGCGGCAGCGGCGGCGGGGGGACGCTGCCGGCGACCGGGTCGGCGACCTGGCCGCGCCCGGCCCGCCCGTGGCCCGGCGGACGGGCTGGTCGCCGTCCGCCGGGCGACCAGGTCGCGGCCCGGCGGACGACCGG
Proteins encoded in this region:
- a CDS encoding phosphatase PAP2 family protein codes for the protein MRSDMVDVTAGVPGFSAEWYTDVVEFADGSPEPVQWFAAHFTEGSVVLLGLLLMAAAWRYFRGAPQAAGIGPPSARTTRHRAAALVAPVAVVLAYGLSEWFKTVVDQERPCRDLTDLVIVAGHCPPVGDWSFPSNHSTIAGALATGTVLLWPRLGLLAVPLALLAAASRVFVGVHYPHDVVGGVLLGALVVTALVLPLTGLPQRRSQHRDAPPSPIRKVVS
- a CDS encoding glycoside hydrolase family 65 protein yields the protein MRRTEADLDRVAETESIFALSNGWLGWRGNLDEGEPYGMPGSYLNGLHERHGIDYPEDGYAFPQHSDTVVSAPNAALIRLWVGDEPLDLRTGTVRHHERVLDLRAGLLERHTEWISPGGHGVRVRSTRLVSLARRPVAAVRWEVEPLDGPVQVRVCADLLANQRVPERADDPRAATVLEDPLVAEYRRADGADGVLVHRTEHSGQRVAVAVTHLVDAPDTTATDTDCAADRIRLTLSGPLHPGQRLRLVRFAGYECAPTGTPDQPATDAPDGTSGQPVAEAPDGSAEGGPGGSVQGRADRPAADVVPTPVELAGQAVTAAAEARSAGWDALVTEQRAAFAAAWTTADVVLDGDPELQQATRFALFHLLQAGRADGDRTIPAKGLTGNGYDGHVLWDTEGYVLPVLTYVAPAMARAALRWRHAHLTEARERAAELRLSGASFPWRTIGGRECSGYWPAGTAGLHLNADIADAVLRYVAATGDDGFLAGAGLELLVETARLWHGFGHWSDDGSFHLPGVTGPDEYSALVDDNVFTNLMARRNLRGAADAADAYPEQAARLGVAAAEVAGWRAAADAVHLPYDRKRGVHQQSAGFTGLPEWDFDGTDPEADYPLLLHFPYLELYRRQVVKQADLVLAMLRSPGDFTAEEKARNFAYYEARTVRDSSLSSPAQAVLAAEVGHLDLAYDHFAESVLQDLEDLGDKTGDGLHLAALAGAWIALVQGFGGMRDDRGELSFAPRLPGRLNRLAFSLLWHGQRLQVTVTPDEVRYELPDAGPETGVDLWHDGTRIRVTGGAPCVRPLPALPDPGPEPTAPPGRRPARRA